GGATGGTTGCGTCAGTGAGTTGAAAGCCGAGCGCGAGCAACTCCGGGTGAGTCTGGGGAATCTCACCAAGGCCGAGGAGAATTTGTCCACCGCTCAAGCCGATGCGGACATAGCGAGGGCAGAGGCGGAGTCGACGAGGGAGGCTCTAGGTCGGGCAGTGGAGGACTTTCATGACTCTGACGAATATCGCGAGGAGCTCCTAGAGAGTGGCTTCGCTtcataccgagtggggtacgaggatgcccgggagGCAGTCTGGGGCCTGTATccggagcttgatctcagcagcgTCGTTCTCCCAGGGTCGGAGGGCTAAGCCACGGAAGAGGTGGCTGACCCGTTGTCGGGAGATCACACTGCCATGGAGGAAGCCATTCCAGATCAGGTTACCGAAGGTGAGGCGGCTCCAACCCCTGATGCTACTCCGGCCCGAGCGGCCACGCCAATCGCCCCCGAACTTCTCCCGGTAGAAGAAGTTGACTCCGACGAGTAGTCAGAGCATCTTTTGTTTTCTGTTTTTATTTAGTATACTTGTAATCGGACTTTGGCTCAATTTTGTAAACTCAgttcacacttgaatgaaattgAGAACTTTCCAACTTTTTTCTTTTATGCACCCTGGAATGTATCTTGGAATGTACGTTTCGCCGAAACATCCCCGAGCGTATAAGTCGTAGGCCCGACGTACCTTATTAGGACGTTCGATAGGATCCCGGGTAGTTAGCTGAGACAGTCGGTAGCGTGCGCCACGGTAAAGGCAGAGTGAGCTCTGATTATAGATCGACGTCCTGATTGTCGTACGGCTCGACGATCGAGAGTCTAAGTCGAGCATCCGTTGCCCAGACCTGAGTCGGGCATGTTTGTCGAGTCGGGTGTGTTTGTCGAGTCGGATGTCGATCGACCTTCGATCGTAGCTCATTGACCCGATCATCCCGTAGAGTCTGAATAGTATCTGACGCATTCGGTTAAGATGATGATGACAAGTCAGTCATCCGTTGCCCGATTCTTTGTCGGGCGTATACGTCGCGACGTGTGATAAacagtggtaagccgaatattctTCGACTGGTCGTGACCTGGTTGGTATGTCGCGAACGTGACGTTGGTCGCGtcggcattttgcctttcttggccggagccaagtcggcaagttagccagtcgtCTTGCTCGAGAGCTGACTGTGGAAGGAGCGTGGCTTCAACTTAGGAGGGTTTCATCGCCATCGTCGGCCTTCCACCAACGTAGATATatcggttctcgtaagagtccgatgcatCGTCGGTGATCGGGCCACAGATTTTCAATGGAACATTGGGTCCAAGTCGAGGTGTCAGGGCTCGTACTACTGGTGAGCGCCAGCCCATAATCGGAGAGTCGAAATTCTAGACTCCGGAGCTTTGAAACTGAgtttgtattccgaacaaggACACACAGGGTTCACTGGTAGTACAATCTCAGGTTGTCGACATTTCAAATCCGGAGAACGGCCATTCCTTctggagtctccagtcggtaggctcccaGCCTAtaggtgtccgctatcttgtagggtccttcccagttcggagataatttttcttggtccagaggcttcgaaacttctgccttccttaagaccaggtccccaggcctgaaaaaCTTCGGCTTAATCTTAGCattatagtatcgggccactctttgtcggtaggaagccatgcggagttgagcctcgtgtCAGAGTTCGGataggaggtccaagtcggctctccgacactcagagttgCCCGGCTCGCAGtactgctcaactctagtcgatggtagctcgATCTTGAGTGGAATCATCACCTCCGTCCCATAGACCAAGCTAAAAGAAGATTCTTCGAtcgggacacggggtgtcgttcAATACGTCCACAGGACGGAATTCAATTCCtcaacccagaggcctttggcttcattcagtcggatcttCAGTCCATACAGAATGgttcggttggttacttcgaccttgccattggactgtggatgcccgatcgAGGTTAGTCTGTGcgcgatatgaaatctcgcacagaactttCGGAAGTCTcgattgtcgaattatcgtccattgtcggtgataatagtgtacggtagtccgaacctgaagatgatagacttctggacgaagtcttccatctttcgctcggtgatttgcgtcagaggttcggcttccacccacttagtgaagtagtcgattgcgatgactataaactttctttggccagacgtcggagggaaaggatcgagtatgtcgatttCCCACTGGGTGAAGGTCCACGGgacgacaatgggagtgatttggttggcgggtcggtgttgtataTTAGCGTACCTCTAAAACAGCTCACACCTctgaaccaactcagccgcatcctttctcatggtgggccagtagtaatccTGCCGtaggaccttgtaggccaaggacttgccccccaagtgattttcgcaaatcccttcatgcacctctctgagcGCGTAGTCCGCGTCAGTCGGTCCCAGGTACctcagcaagggaagggagaacgaccttttgtagagtcggtcatccatcattacatattgggaggccgcccatcggagtcgtttggcttccgcgAGGTCTTCAGGGCTGGTTCCGTCGATCAGATACTGAACGATCAGATCCATCCAGGTCGGCTCGATCGTCAGTTGCAGCACCTCCTCGGCCCTATCGATGCTcgattgctcgagactctccacaagtGTCCGGCCCAAAGTGTCATAGGCAgacgtcgcaagcctggagagtgcgtcggcccgagcgTTCTCCGACCTGAGAATATGGAAGATcttgaaatacttgaggtgtgccacgagatctctcaccttctgaaaatattttgctatGGTCGGGTCCCGTGCCTTGAATTTGCCTTTAACTTGTcctacgatcagctgagagttggaaaagactctgaggctgtcgatcccgagctccttcactactctcaagccagcgaggagcgcctcgtactcggcttgattattggaggctttgaagtcgaatcagagggcgtactcggtaaccactcccttcGAGTTGGTGAGTAGGAATCTgaccccgctccctcgagcgttggaagcttcgtcgatgtgcaacacccaggtagacCTGGGGTCAGGTTCGGAGACTGCAACCTCTTTGGAGCTCCCGCCTTCCaatccttggtcggttgtcgggcactccgcaataaagtcggccaaaaCCTGAGCTTTCAAGGTAGGTTGCGGTCGGTACTAAATATCGAACTCACTCAGCCTCACTgcccatttcgccagtcgtcctgatgtgtcgaGGCGACGCAAGATCGCCTTCAGGGACTGGTAGATGAGGACCACAATAgcgtgcgcttgaaaatacggacggagtcattGTACAGACACGATTAAGGCGAATATCATTTTCTTCATCTTTGAATACCGAGCTTCAGCTTCGTAGAGCACTTTGCTGGGTAGtatatgggttggtgaattcggctctcgttctcccggacgagcacTGAGCTAACCGTCCCTGGGGAGGttgccaagtagaggtacagTATTTCTCCAACTTCTGGCTTTACAAGCAGTGGCGGGGAGGCCAGATAtctcttcagatcctcgaaggcctgccggcactcgtccggccaagagaagtccttcgcctgcctcaggattttgaagaatgagaggcatctctcagccgaccgagagatgaatcggctgagcacgATGATCCTTTCGTTAAGCTGTTGTACCTCCTTTTTGGTgtccgggtgccgcatgtcgatgatcgcctttatcttctcggggttggccttaaTTTCTCGTTGAGAAACGAGGAACTCGAAGAACTTCCCcaaagtcaccccgaaggcgtaCTTAGCCGGATTCAgcctcatccgatgtcgtcgaagagtgcgaaaagtttcttcaagatcttggaTATGATCTGAAGTctgcgcgctcttcaccagcatgtcgtccacgtacacctccatgttgcatccgatttgatctttgaagaccttattgacgagtcgctggtaggtggctccgacatttttcagtccgaagggcattattctgtagcagtaaaggcccttagcGGTcatgaaggctgtgtgctcctcgtcttcgggtgccatccgaatctgattgtatccgacaaaggcatccatgaagctgagcagtcgatggccggacgttgcgtctaccagctggtcgatttttgaaagtgagaagctgtcctttgggcaggcacgattcaagtcggtatagtcgatgcagatcctccaccttccgttggctttttttaccatgacaacattgacgagccaatcgggatacgtggtttctctgataaaatccacctcgagtagcttatccacttcctcgtcgatggccttctgtctttcggaagcaaaagaccgcttcttctgcctcgTCGGCCTCATTCCAGGGtcaatgttgagtcggtgagtcatcatctccggggggatgccggacatatccatcgccgaccaagcgaatacgtcggcattggccttcaacAGCTCTATTAGCTGCCATTGCTCAAGGTCGAATAATTGggatccgacccagaccactcgttcGGGATTCTCTGCTATCAGGACGGAAACCAGTTGTTCGATCGGTTCGCACCGTTCTTTGTCTCCCCATTGGTCCAACTTGTCAGCCGTCAAGGAGTCCTTCGCTTCATTGCCTcgagcagagatttggaagcatcgccgaaTGAGCTATTGATTCCCACGCATCTCtctgactccatttttggtcgggaaccgaaccagcaggtgttaggtcgagactatcgctctgagggcgtttagtctgggtcttccaagtatggcgttgtaggccgaaggtacttggacgactgCAAAGGTTAGGTGgatggtgctttgtcgtggttcgattCCGACTGTCACGGGGagaataatttctccttccatcgtgacagcatctccagcgaaACCTACTAGGGGTGCAGAGACTCTCTCGAGCCGATCAGCCGAcaatcgcattcgggagaaggtcgagtagaataaaatattagtcgaacttctattatcaatgaggatccttcttacatcataatttgctattgttgccgagacaacaatagcgtcgtcatggagagtttggattccccgagtatcttcatctgtaaaagtaattacatcatcttggCGTAGCTTCTTCGTTGACTCCCCTCCAGTGATTGTCCCCCGGTTCAGTCATtttgagatcatgttgatgaccccggtcGTAGGCTGGTTGTttgctgcctcttcagtcggttgggatcgtcggtcggggatgggtcgagtcggcgggttccttcgaaattttttgagataccctCGACGTTTGAGGGCctcaatttcatccttgagttggatgcactgtttgatgttgtggccgtggccccgatgaaatcgacagtattttcgccggttgaggccctttgccttcaaaggcagaggccgtcgcagatattcctctttttcgatctccatcaaaatctgctcacgaggagcagagagaggagtataggagtcatacctgcgacgcATCGGCCTCGGACTCCACCGTCGGGGCGATCTCGGGCTCTGTCGCTGGGGTGAGATCTGTTTATCGGTCGGGGGCCCGCTAGGCTCGGCAGgagcccgacctttccttcgcttctccttcgggcccttggtctCAGTCAggtgccggtcggaagctccttcgtctgcgcgcatatatttgtacgcgcgctccagcagttcggcatatgtctgggggagggtcttgtccaaggagtatgtaaatcAGGACCCCctcagccccctcttcatggtcgagatggccatgtcttcgttaaggtcccgaacctcaagcgtggccgcattgaatcgcgtcacgaagtgtcggagcatctcattttctccctacttgagggagaaaaggctgtctgagattcgtggcggcttccggctggtgctgaaatgggccacgaaggcATGCtcaagctgtccgaaggagtggatgctccctgagcggaggccggagtaccaggtcctggcagctttgcgaagtgtggcggggaagccgatgcagaggagggcatcggttgccccttggatcgtcatgagagccttgtagctcttcaaatggtcaactgggtcggtggagccgtcgtaaggctccacatgaggcatcttgaaccgattagGAATCGGCTCGTTGAGGATGAGTCGGgaaagaggttgggcggtctggaagtcgacgtcgttcgaagacttatGTCCGTCCACCtagagctgggcaagccgacagtcgatttcttcgaacctacgttcgtagtcgtcgatccacCGAtgttgggagaccccaggggtcgagtctcccgatgaatctgagagggaggcggacggtgtccgcggccgcttctccttcctcgctcgctccagctgggagggagaggGTCGCCGAGACCGGTGGGTGTCACGCCGTGGCCGCCTCTCtccctctcggtgggagtgctgagacgaCTGCTCCTGGGGTGGagacggagaccgacgcgggcACCGACGGCTGCTCCTGGACGGCATCAGGTGCGCTGCCGGTTGCCCCACCGGTGAGTGTGACAAccgggttggttgttgttgaaggctcttgactgcatccatcagcacagtcatctgccgcacgatcgccgcgatctgcacctccgtggtcaccacaggatgcggagagctgggttccgccatggagggtggaggagaggcctcttcccggtaggaagagtgcctcgtcgatccgatggctctcgatcgctgaaccctggttcttgtcatctcgaaaGGATTTTTCAAACTCTGTGGAGGTCGTGATCAcatccctacctggcgcgccaaacctgttgcggtcaatcccctcgtcgcctgatcatcGGGAATGAGCACCtgtaagagaagtccacactgaccggagatgcctccggcagggaccctccgacagtcaagtcagagaggagactaggcaacagtagagaaGAATCAGGGGCTCGACGGGAGAGGgccagagcgagagagagagagagagagctcagggGCCTCGAAAAAATCTCCTccaacactgttgccttccccattttatagtagagcgcggcgtggtcccgccattaatggcgcagacaacttgagagttgtcaaatcgtcggaggctgttaGAGTCACCGCGGACTGACAAgtcaccgtgggctgtcaaatcattgGGGCTGACCTGTGTCCTTGGCAGGACGATGCCCCCAGGATGGTCACATCGCATCTCCTTgtcaggacagcagcccatagcagtcgtacggcatttgggggagctgaccgaccatacgtcggcattCGGCTGCGGGATGTGGGGTGAAGATCCggggacaccgtcggctggtttggcgcattgcgggagtcgaacgtcggctgccacccccgcccGACAATGGGTCGGTAATCTGGGCTCCGCCGCTCGGCTAGTCGGGAACAGAACGGATCTGCCCGACCGGCACACCTTCGATCGGATGATGTCGGCTGCTACTGTCGGCAGTCGTCGATCAGCGTGGTTGGTAGAGTCGGATGTCGGTCGGACAGGCCTGAGGATGAGTCGGCGTaaaaggggtcggtcggtatatcccaacagaccGATTGGGTGTGCGAAAAAGATTTCGGTAAATTTCATTTACTGAGTTATAGGAGAAAGTAATATGatcattttagatttttaaaataatttgattaagtatAGATTTTGAAAAACAGTAGGTATAATTGTAATAATGCAAATCTCAAAAgaatttttgtaatttatttttttttatatgtatctTATCTGATCCGATCTCTATTatttatccgatttgatctgacccATGATAGATATGAgatgaatatggatataaaaattttaataataaaataagtacaaatatggATCAACTTCACTCGTATCCAGCCCTGTGGCGTCACCTATACGACACCTCTTTATATTCACGTTGCATTCTGTCGCTTGCCATGTAGGTTAGCAAGGTTCAAAGAGATCCATCTTAGGCATTTGGTGACccgccatctctctctctctactttgTGTCAACACAGCCTTGTGTACCAAACGTTGTTAGTATGTGCCATATATGATATGCAGGGTAAGGCTTTTTCTCAGATTGTTCTTAaatacaatataataatataataaattataataaattaaaaaattcgaTAGTTAAATTTATGTAGCACATTAAGTATGAATTTTAATAATGGCCAATTTGAAACTCCCATTATCAATGTCGACTATAAGGTAAGTAAAAATTTCTATTCAAGTTGAGTCTcaatgaagaaactcttatcaTTAATACCGACATTAAGAATGTCAGACCTACATAGTAtactaagtatttttttttcctattttggaTGTTAAATACAATATAACAATATAACAAATCATAATAAATGAAATATTTCAATAATCAAATTTTTGTTATGCATTAAACAATGAATTCACTAATGACCCATCATCAATGCCGACGTCTATAAGGtaagtaaaaatttttatacagGCTGAGCCTCAATGAAAAAACACTTATCATTAATACTGACATCAAGAATGTCATCAGTCCTACACAATACACTAGgtatcttttttatcttttttggatATTAAATACAATATAACAATGTAGTGAATCATAATAAATGAAATATTTCAATAATCAAATTTTTGTTATGCATCAAGCAATAAATTCACTAATGACCGGGAGAAATTTCCATCATTAATACCGTCAGCCATATGGCCAATGGACAATTTTCTCCTTAGCTCACACTTTTGTAAATGTTTTCATGTTCAACTTGAACCATGACATTCTACCCTCTTTTGtttgaaaaatgaaagaaaaaactatatatattaaaataaattggcAACATTAACATTTGTCAAGTAATATTTTACACACTTATATGGACTTTCTAACATATATCCTATAACATGTTGCAATTTATAACATGTTGCAGTTCTCTAATTTATAGGATTTATAAATTACTTGAAGAAACAGTATGACAACAATACCAAAAGTTGGGATCTCCCTGGGGCCACATTAGACGGGCGAATTCCTCAACCTTCTCAAGATTGGGCGCGCCGTCCACGCGCAGGCTCTCATAGGTCATGGTGGGAATCTGACCGATGTAGCCTTGATGGGGCTTGTTTGAACCATTCTGCCTCTTGGTCTCTAGGGGAAGCACGAACAACTGCCCTATCGCCTGCCCGAAGAGCGCCTCCTTTAACTCCGGGCACACCCCATCGTAGACGGCCTCGAAGCACCCGAATGACTCCAGCTCTCGCATCGCCTAGATGCGCACCGACTCCCAGTCATCGCCGCCGGGGTTGCCCGGATCCAACCCACGGAAGTCAACCTTGGGAATTTGGAAGAGCTGTTTTTTCTCCGGAGCCCATTGAAGGCTACCTGAAATATGTAGCTACAGTGTTT
Above is a genomic segment from Elaeis guineensis isolate ETL-2024a chromosome 1, EG11, whole genome shotgun sequence containing:
- the LOC140856722 gene encoding deoxypodophyllotoxin synthase-like, whose translation is MRELESFGCFEAVYDGVCPELKEALFGQAIGQLFVLPLETKRQNGSNKPHQGYIGQIPTMTYESLRVDGAPNLEKVEEFARLMWPQGDPNFWYCCHTVSSTHAIVVLIYQSLKAILRRLDTSGRLAKWAVRLSEFDI